In Phaseolus vulgaris cultivar G19833 chromosome 7, P. vulgaris v2.0, whole genome shotgun sequence, the genomic stretch AAACCTttcatcaaacaagtctttttACCTTGTAAATGTGACTTTAAATTCTTTCTCCTAAATGTAAGAATGGTTGGTAATAGGAgtttgatattttataatttgatagATCAAATTTCACAAAATGAAATCACGAGTTTAGCAAACAACCCTTTCTTAAGCTGCGTTCTCAAATGCTGTCATATTTTCTTCCATTAGATTTGACAAGATTGACGTTTATGAAGTTCGTCTCGTGAGGAACTATTAAATTAAATGCAATAGTAGTGAACATTCACCAATCTATCTAAACaatattatagatattgaaAACATTTAATTGGTTGTGATTACTATGTTAGCAAACCACACCTTTTCTTACCATCCAAAAAGATAATAGACCAATttccagaaaaataaaaatgcatttATTCAGCAAATATAAATACCCTTGGATATGGTTTATTCAGCAGTTGGAGAATCCATATCCTGCTTTGTGTCATTCATAGTCGAACTCAGTGTTGTGAATCTCTACACGTGTTGCTTAAAAGAAGCTACATGAATATCAAGTGaatgattttgtttttctttcatgGTTCAATCTATGAAGCTCGGATACGGCTAAAAAGGCGCCGTCAGTGTTTCTGATACACCACGGACACACGGCGGAAGCGTGTCCGACGCGGTGTCAGACACTTTTTATTGGACCGGAAACGGTCCTCTTTCTGGATACGTCAAACACATTTTCCTCCTTGGACACGTCAAAAAAATCAGAAAGCGGTTCGATGTTTTAAAAACCTCTTCTCTTCCATACTAAAACTCAGATAAAAtctcaaacaaaatattaaaatctccaaaaagtaaaagttaaagattattttttcttgaattttttttatataacaaaatatattactacattttaatttatatatagccGTGTCCCGTAtcatataatttttagtttaatcGTATTTTCGTGTTCATGTCGTATCTATGTCCGTATCTCTGTCTGGGTTCAATACAAGGAGCATACATTTCATATCAGGGTTTTTGAGTTTTTGTCGAAACGAATGAAAGTGGAATCATTCCATTTTACATTTTTCATGCTAGAGCACAGTTTTAAACAACAAATCATAGAAATTGTAAAAGAACTATGCATCACACACTactttcatcatcatcataataATAATGACATATGAATAGATGTTTTCTACTGATTCgattctttttcaaataaaaaaaaaagttaccaaatataatttttaaattcttattatatttaaaagtttcaattttttaatttcaaaaaaaataaaattagggtGTAGAAGTTTTACAGTTATATTTAATTTGAGGAGTTAGAcagtttcttttaaaaaaattattattgtaagtaagtaaaaaataaaattttatcattGGAGACAGTACAAACAAAGAATGTGTACATAAATCCGAGAAATTTGTATTATACATTGTCataaataattaagtaaaatataaaattatacaatTAAGGACATAATAGAAGAATCTGGAGAATTTATGTAGTTATAgatgaaatataatttatatatttaaataaatgatttaattatactatatatttgtatattttttattccaaTAAAATAAGTATGCATTTTTCTAGTGTGGTTGGGCttgagaataaaaaatacaagatGAAACGCACCGTTTAGCGTTTTCATTAGATTGAACCTGGTTTTGTCTTCCATTGCAATCTTTCTTCTCATCAGTGAAGCTATTTCTCCTTGGTTCTTCGTCTTCGCTCTCTCCTTCTGAGATCAGATCTGCGCTCTCCGATCTCAGATCGCGTTTTGGTAAATTCTCTCTCAGTCTACATTTTCACTATTCTCTTCCCTCTTCAGATTCCCCTTTCAATTATACctcattgaatacttcacctcTGGATCTGATGCCTTCTAACACtctgtttaattttgtttggtAGATTCAATTCGACAGAAGAAAAACTTACCCGCTTCAAAAATTAAGCGGAAAAGATGGTAACACTCCTTACACTTCTCTGGATTGATAATCGAGGACTTACTTTTGTTTCTGTTCAACTATTTCACTCTGATTATTTTGTTTCTGTTACTTCATTCTGCTTGTCGTTTTTTTACCTGTTAGCTATGTTGATGTTGGTGTGGTATGGTTCTCCCCTTATTTTCATAATGTGTTTGTAGTTTTATCCCGTGATCTAGACTTACAGGCCGAATGGACTTAGTAATACAGGAACTTAGTGATACGTTTTGATCTgcgttagaatgaaaatcttatgaaatgttttaatctCCATGGTACAATTTCTGGTAATCTTGGATCTTCTGGCGTGGCTTATGCTGCATGTTTTGTTTTTGTCTATGTTGAATATAGCTAGTAACTGTGAATGTTTAATGTAATATTCTTGATTGTAAGATCAATTTACTCTCCAAATGCCAGTTGGGTTGGGTTTGGACAGGGTTTACTTGGGGATGGGTTTGGACAGGGTTTACTTGGGAATGGGTTGTGCttattctttcaattttttgaCTTCCCCTCTGCaccattaaattttttttacctGTCTAACAGGTTGTCCTTGCTGCATCCATTGTTAGCAAATCTGGCAAAGGTTAGTTCTCTGCTGCCCTCTTCACCTGATTTGTTCCGTCGCGGTTGATGGTATTGTTTTGGTTGATATAGTCCGGCTTGATTTTCATGTTTAGTCGCTGTATTTTTTGTACCCCACTAAATGAAATTTCACCGAAGTTATGATAAACACATTAGACATACTGTCAATTCAAGGTgcatctttttaaaaaatagctCATAGTTAGAGTATGAAcggaatttgaattttaaacacCCAGAAGCTGTAACTAGGTTATTTATTCTGcaccattaaaaaaataaataagaaggtCTGTGTGTGTGGTGAGCATATGTAAAATTGATTGTGAAGTACACCGAGTGGGTTTGGATGAGCGCATCTGTAAAACTGATTTCGGCTCAATTATATTTCCATATAAATTTGTGCCAAAATTGTAAATTTTTCAACCTCAAGTAAAAGGTACTTTTTATCACTTCTAGCCTAATTAAGATTTTGAGGCAAAAACAATCTTACCTTACAATAGCAAGcatactcattttttttttccaaaatcacATTTCTGGTAGGAGGCAAAACCAATTCTGACCCAGTATTTTGTATGATTAAATTGGGAAACATGGCCCGaatcttttttctatgtttTTATCTGTATAGTGTATAGTCTAGTGTCTCATCACACTTGAAGCGGCATATTTATGAAATCCTTTAATTCAATATGTTAGTTGTGTACGATTCTATGTAATACTTAATAAATTGTCATtacttgatttttttaaaattcagtattattttttttattttcaaaagaaaaacttAATCTAGAATTGATGTTGAACTTGGTGGTGCCTAAATAATTATGTATTAGACATCATTGTTCTCATACATTCAGGACTTTTGCTCTGTTTGCAGTGCTAGTTTCTAGACAATTTGTGGACATGACTCGCATAAGAATTGAGGGTCTTCTAGCAGCATTTCCCAAGTTGGTTGGGACTGGAAAACAACACACATATGTTGAGACTGAGAATGTGCGCTATGTTTACCAGCCAATAGAAGCACTGTACCTGCTTCTTGTaacaaacaaaaacagcaacatACTGGAAGATTTGGAAACTCTGAGACTTCTCTCAAAACTTGTATCCTCTTTCTGATGCTTGAAGTTTGACATCTTATGTTATTATGTAAATTTGATTTCAattgcttgtcttttgttatCTGGGTTGTGGCATTATTGCTTTTCTCTCTAGTATGACTTCTGGGCATGAATATAGAAATTGTTCTGTCATCTGTGCCTTGTTTACTAATTTTCCTGTCATATTGGTTTTCTCACGAAGTATTAATGGTGCAGTCTTTCAGTTTAAACGCTTCTCTTACGTTAAACATAGCATTTAGTATTTTGATTTCTATAGGAAGACTCGAAAGGGTTTAAGATTGATCTAATGGTTGGTAGTGGGAGGTTATTTTGGATTTATTGGTCTATTTACAGTCATTGGGTAAATCTTTTGTCAAGTATCAATGTTACAGTGAGTTCATTCCTAAATACTTTTAGGTACCTGAATATTCTTACTCCCTTGATGAAGAGGGTATTTGCAAACATGCCTTTGAGTTGATTTTTGCATTTGATGAAGTCATCTCCCTTGGGCACAAGGAAAATGTGACTGTTGCACAAGTTAAGCAATACTGTGAGATGGAGAGTCATGAAGAGAAGCTGCACAAGTTGGTTTTGCAGAGCAAGATTAATGAAACTAAGGATGTTATGAAGCGAAAAGCTAGTGAGATTGATAAAAGCAAGGTATGATTGAAAGATGTATGTTTTATGATGATGTTTATATTTAAAGCCTGGGATTGCATATCATTTATTCAAGTCATGTGTTCTGCAGATTGAAAAGAACAGAGGTGATAAAGGAGGATTTGGTCCATTGCAGTCTATGGGCTCTGGAAGAATTGAAAATAGCTTTAGTAATTTGAGTATATCTAGCAGTGGAACTGGTTTTGGAAGCGGCTCTGGTTTTGGATTGGCTTCTGATGTTGATTCCTTTTCAACCAAGCCTAAAGGTTGGATTTCATAGGTTTTCTTGAATCCTTTTAGAATGCTTTTTATGTAATGACTTAAAAGGGTGTTGAAGCATGCTGTATCCTGGTTGTGGTTTactctaatatatatatatatatatatatatatatatatatatatatatccagaATTAACATTTGTTAAATGTGAGTAGCCTTTTCATTTATCTACTCCATTGACCTCTTGCTTAGGTCGTCCAACTTCAGCAGCCACTGCTCCACCAAAAGGTCTTGGAATGAAGCTTGGTAAATCTCAGAGGACAAATCAGTTTTTGGAATCATTGAAAGCAGAAGGTGAGGTCATTCTTGAAGATGTTCAACCAAAACTCTCCCAGTCTCGTGCTGCTGCCCCACCACCTACTGATCCCATCACTTTGAGTGTTGAGGAGAAACTAAATGTGACATTGAAACGAGATGGTGGTGTCAGTAATTTTGATGTTCAAGGCACATTGTCTCTCCAAATTCTTAACCAAGAGGATGGACATATTCAAGTACAGGTATCACTTTCTCATTGTCTATAACTTAATGTGTGTCCACTAGGCTTCTGGTTTTTAAAATccgaatattttttttaattgattatttattgTCATGAAATATATGACAAATGTTTTGCTAAATCTATCAGTATTACGGTAAAGAAGTTcacatgaaatatttttttcctacaaggaaaagaataaAAGCCTTTCCTGGTAGGTGAGATCAGTTATATGGATCAAATAACTCTATTGTGTCATGTCAAAAACCATTTCCTTAGATTTATGAAACAGATTTTTTTCCTCTGactaatatattttgttttttattgttttctttactTTGTCTACATACACTCTTCACAGTTTGCATCCTTTATAAGAGTAGTATAGTAGTAGACAATTACTTAATtttcaaaagaataatgttTCAAAAAAGCCCGTGTTTAAGCCTCGTTCAATCCTCAAATAAGTTAACCAGAAGTTTAGCATGACATTTTATTTGAGACATAGATATAAGTAGCTTTAAGTGTACCTTGTCATTCAAATAATATAGCAGTGGCAATTCAGTTAGGCAGAAAGATGAAATTGAAAGGAAGATAGTGATGGTTACAATGCCTTTAGTGTGATGATAGTGTTGTTTCCTTGGTTTGTTCATGAAGTATTCTGGTGCTTTTGGTATGTAGTGTATATGAAAGGGTTTCCtgaaaaaatcaatttgtttaGCATGAATTTATAGTTTCGGTCATCAATGAATAAGAAAAAACTAAAGAGGTATTTGTATGTTTGAAATACAATTGTCAGCCTATATTCGAATgattaatgatttattttatgttcagttttatttgtttctttgcaACCTACTGTTTTCGAAATTTCTGCACAGTAATTAATGTTGATCCTGACCCGAGCATCCTTCATCTGTAGTGCTCCTAGATATTTTTCTTGCTTAAGACTGGTTTTGAATGCTGAAATAGGCCCAGGAGGTcgattaaaattattaatacttGTATATTGTGCCTTACTTTTGCAGGTCCAAACTGGTGACAATCAAGCTGTCTCTTTCAAGACACACCCTAACATGAATAAAGAATTATTTGCCAATGATTCTATACTAGGCCTAAAGGATCCCAACAGACCTTTCCCCACCGGTCAAGCTAGTGATGCTGGAGGTGTTGGTCTTTTAAAGTGGAGAATGCAAAGTACTGATGAGTCAATGGTGCCACTGACAAGTGAGTTTATAACTATAATTGATATGCTCTACTACTTTGTATTGATGTAGTGATAACTTAGTCTGCTATTTGTGTCTATTGCAGTCAACTGTTGGCCTTCCTCTTCTGGAAATGAAACTTATGTCAGCATTGAATATGAGGCTTCATCAATGTTTGATCTACGGAATGTTGTGATCTCTGTACCTCTTCCAGCTCTTCGTGAAGCCCCATCTGTTAGGCAGATTGACGGGGAATGGAGGTACGGATTTATTTTTCCTTC encodes the following:
- the LOC137830253 gene encoding coatomer subunit delta-like, which produces MVVLAASIVSKSGKVLVSRQFVDMTRIRIEGLLAAFPKLVGTGKQHTYVETENVRYVYQPIEALYLLLVTNKNSNILEDLETLRLLSKLVPEYSYSLDEEGICKHAFELIFAFDEVISLGHKENVTVAQVKQYCEMESHEEKLHKLVLQSKINETKDVMKRKASEIDKSKIEKNRGDKGGFGPLQSMGSGRIENSFSNLSISSSGTGFGSGSGFGLASDVDSFSTKPKGRPTSAATAPPKGLGMKLGKSQRTNQFLESLKAEGEVILEDVQPKLSQSRAAAPPPTDPITLSVEEKLNVTLKRDGGVSNFDVQGTLSLQILNQEDGHIQVQVQTGDNQAVSFKTHPNMNKELFANDSILGLKDPNRPFPTGQASDAGGVGLLKWRMQSTDESMVPLTINCWPSSSGNETYVSIEYEASSMFDLRNVVISVPLPALREAPSVRQIDGEWRYDSRNSILEWSVLLIDNSNRSGSMEFVVPLADSSAFFPISVRFLATDTFSDLKVTNIIPLKGGNPPKFAQRTQLITDNYQVV